A single candidate division SR1 bacterium Aalborg_AAW-1 DNA region contains:
- the tsaE gene encoding tRNA threonylcarbamoyladenosine biosynthesis protein TsaE encodes MNNTLLIHSIEELNALAQSLIQTGYQKFLLEGELGVGKTQFVKGVVQALGGSADEVQSPTYTYMNPYITPRGDLVHMDLYRFESQENAFSKGIFEAIDNHDYICIEWPKREEFYVDATRVRLQFSFQSDGSRTITLSSLS; translated from the coding sequence ATGAATAATACTTTACTTATACATTCTATAGAAGAACTCAATGCTCTTGCTCAATCGCTGATACAAACAGGGTATCAGAAATTTTTGTTAGAATGAGAATTGTGAGTAGGGAAGACACAATTTGTAAAAGGAGTCGTACAAGCATTATGAGGTAGTGCCGATGAAGTACAAAGCCCAACGTATACGTATATGAATCCGTACATCACACCTAGATGAGACCTTGTTCATATGGATCTGTATCGTTTTGAATCACAAGAAAATGCCTTCTCCAAAGGAATCTTCGAAGCGATAGATAATCACGACTATATCTGTATTGAGTGGCCCAAACGAGAAGAATTCTATGTGGATGCGACACGAGTCAGACTACAATTTTCTTTTCAGTCTGATGGGTCGAGAACAATAACACTTTCATCTCTTTCTTAG
- the priA gene encoding Primosomal protein N', giving the protein MNYELFQHPHKSIYLIDMKNEQGYFSELVEQSVRKHLTEKKKILLLTNKTGYASGIFCTSCGHVPQCKQCSISIGYHEAENKLLYGLCSVCKSIYDMPTSCEQCHKNTLQMYGLTIQKTKERVQDNFQITPLVIHAPDGASFPKAKKTRELVQQSSIVVATYALMPVEEVALFDVVIILAADQSLSLPDYTVRKNTFYNLYRTFTGFANKFFLVQSYDTEHSSIHLACKLDEERFLADDTLFRTAHQYPPYGELCIIKYNHENETSLHTAIQNLHKELQYLQQSYQYEHIEIYTSSPLIYKKFGKFYYHIILKGANIRPFIDIAFSKLKMAKRGYKIDWMADSLI; this is encoded by the coding sequence ATGAATTACGAATTGTTTCAACATCCCCATAAATCAATTTATCTCATTGATATGAAAAACGAGCAATGATATTTTAGTGAATTGGTAGAACAATCGGTACGTAAACATCTTACAGAAAAGAAAAAAATACTTCTTCTGACGAATAAGACAGGGTACGCATCAGGAATTTTCTGTACATCGTGTGGTCATGTCCCGCAATGCAAACAATGTAGTATCAGTATTGGGTATCACGAAGCAGAAAATAAACTCTTGTATGGATTGTGCTCGGTATGCAAATCCATTTATGATATGCCGACTTCCTGTGAACAGTGTCATAAAAACACTCTCCAGATGTATGGGCTTACTATCCAAAAGACGAAAGAACGAGTACAAGACAACTTCCAAATCACGCCTCTGGTTATACATGCCCCTGATGGTGCTTCTTTTCCAAAAGCAAAAAAGACACGAGAATTAGTTCAACAATCTTCTATTGTTGTTGCTACCTATGCACTCATGCCAGTAGAAGAAGTAGCGCTCTTTGATGTCGTGATTATCCTGGCTGCCGACCAAAGTCTCTCCTTACCAGACTATACGGTCAGAAAGAATACATTTTATAATCTCTATCGTACCTTTACAGGATTCGCTAATAAGTTTTTTTTAGTACAAAGTTATGATACAGAGCATAGCAGTATTCATTTGGCTTGTAAGCTAGATGAAGAAAGATTTCTTGCTGATGATACGCTCTTTAGAACTGCTCATCAGTATCCTCCTTATGGAGAACTGTGTATCATTAAGTATAATCATGAAAACGAAACATCACTTCATACTGCTATCCAAAATCTTCATAAAGAACTCCAATATCTCCAACAGAGTTATCAGTATGAGCATATTGAAATATATACGAGCTCTCCACTGATTTACAAAAAATTTGGAAAATTCTATTATCATATTATTTTGAAAGGTGCAAATATTAGACCTTTTATTGATATCGCTTTCTCGAAACTGAAGATGGCAAAGAGAGGATATAAGATAGACTGGATGGCAGATAGTTTGATTTAA
- the xcpT_1 gene encoding Type II secretion system protein G precursor, whose translation MKNKKYAFTLVEMLIVIVIIGILAAALIPRITSMQARARDTARTADMRNVSTALESYKIDNNTYPIAIYAFVKPAVSLSTLLLPTTFAQTAGSSLDSISSSLSSYMTSLPKDPKGTGISSSSAGECITAGSSYAYYTDPSGSLYAITSIKESKKGNASACGNTIDRNNDGSFQKVGQGLTTDINIPSTDASCFGFSNGTITSYSSSCPKDVVIPGSINGVNVTTIGYRPFEGINSVIIPNSVTTIGAYAFINTNITSITIPASVQTIGDAAFENSKLTYVYFPNTVTNINGDPLDRNMGLTGVSIGHNTTLGGMWNGNYTISWVPVCSISNGCVTIRP comes from the coding sequence ATGAAAAATAAAAAATATGCGTTCACCCTTGTAGAGATGCTTATCGTCATCGTCATTATCGGAATACTCGCAGCTGCTCTCATTCCTAGAATTACAAGTATGCAAGCTCGTGCTCGTGATACGGCTCGTACTGCTGATATGCGTAACGTTTCTACAGCACTTGAATCATACAAAATTGATAACAATACGTATCCTATTGCTATCTATGCATTTGTTAAACCTGCTGTTTCGCTGAGTACATTACTCCTACCTACAACCTTCGCACAGACTGCCTGAAGTTCCTTAGATTCAATATCTTCTTCTCTATCATCCTATATGACTTCTTTACCCAAAGATCCTAAAGGAACTGGAATCTCATCATCCAGTGCAGGTGAATGTATCACTGCTGGTAGTTCTTATGCTTACTATACCGATCCTTCTGGCTCTCTGTATGCTATCACATCTATTAAAGAATCCAAAAAAGGTAATGCAAGTGCATGTGGTAACACTATCGACAGAAACAATGATGGTAGCTTCCAAAAAGTAGGTCAAGGACTTACAACAGATATTAATATACCTTCTACTGATGCAAGTTGTTTTGGATTTTCGAATGGAACTATTACTTCATACAGTAGCTCTTGCCCTAAAGATGTTGTAATTCCATGATCTATTAATGGGGTGAATGTTACAACAATTTGATATAGACCTTTTGAAGGTATTAATTCTGTTATTATTCCCAATTCAGTCACGACTATTGGAGCATATGCATTTATAAATACAAACATAACTTCAATAACAATTCCAGCGTCTGTTCAAACAATATGAGATGCAGCTTTTGAAAACAGCAAATTAACTTATGTCTATTTCCCCAATACTGTAACTAATATTAATGGAGACCCTCTTGATAGAAATATGTGATTAACTGGTGTATCAATAGGACATAACACTACTCTTTGAGGAATGTGGAATTGAAATTATACCATATCATGGGTTCCTGTCTGTTCTATATCAAACTGATGTGTAACTATTAGACCATAA
- a CDS encoding 26 kDa periplasmic immunogenic protein precursor, with protein sequence MQNRQTPLIIGVATIIGCVILGANIARINPNNASDKTVSVQGEGKSSLVPDIYTFSVSANETGSTTKAVNEALALKINAAQEVLTKNNVDKKDIQSQNVDISENRVYNNNNSKVEGYRGSHSLTIKVRTIENAGKIIDDLTAIDGLLVNGGSYDNDDDSATLEAARSLAFENAKKKAEELAKLAGMKLGKPVSINETVIGGYNPPIYYAREMAMNDSAVGGTSINPGEQELAVQVNVVFELK encoded by the coding sequence ATGCAAAATCGACAAACACCACTTATCATCTGAGTAGCTACTATTATCGGATGTGTGATCCTTGGAGCGAATATCGCTCGTATCAATCCAAATAACGCCTCTGACAAGACCGTATCAGTACAAGGTGAAGGAAAGTCATCACTTGTTCCTGATATCTATACGTTTAGTGTCAGTGCGAACGAAACAGGATCGACTACGAAAGCAGTCAACGAAGCACTTGCTCTCAAAATCAATGCTGCACAAGAAGTATTGACTAAGAATAACGTCGATAAAAAAGATATCCAATCTCAAAATGTAGATATCTCAGAAAATCGAGTATACAACAACAATAATTCAAAAGTAGAAGGATATAGAGGATCACATAGCCTTACTATCAAAGTAAGAACTATCGAAAATGCAGGGAAAATAATTGATGATCTGACTGCAATCGATGGATTACTTGTAAATGGTGGAAGTTATGATAACGATGATGATTCTGCTACACTAGAAGCTGCTAGATCCCTTGCTTTCGAAAACGCAAAAAAGAAGGCTGAAGAATTAGCAAAACTTGCTGGAATGAAACTTGGGAAACCTGTCTCCATCAACGAAACAGTAATCGGAGGTTACAATCCACCAATATATTATGCTAGAGAAATGGCTATGAACGACTCTGCTGTTGGATGAACATCTATCAATCCTGGAGAACAAGAACTTGCTGTTCAAGTGAATGTCGTATTCGAACTCAAATAA
- the rsmF gene encoding Ribosomal RNA small subunit methyltransferase F, protein MISQAFRDMIATLLPTQSEQEVFFASLQEPLKKSFSINRHHDIDFEHNNPEFILTPSPFGKEFPDTLYVDRVDTTLALGKTRQHLTGKFYIQEVAAALPANILKGYLKDLYTLNSQPLTLLDVCAAPGGKTAQLADFLLTNNIPGFVRGNDVETKRLGTRATNIQRCGLYNTLATKLDGSQIGNLYPEFFDAMLVDAPCSGEGTGFKSDAAYKWRKEESINKIVGLQEHIVTSAVKACKPGGIIVYSTCTLNPFENELQIKKLLDKYGDALEILPINVENKSPGIVYDPDLVTGHEDKMLRCRPHIHHTGGFFVCVMRKTKSTLKAAQEHITNKKIHALQQAKKDHKTSTQPPFSYNKKLEQEMVKRIQEHYGIDVDISKYALIQGKHKIYLADASVREVLTMGVWLYECGIPIIKSTGATRSLEHEFSLTLGEQAKHFTVELTTTQLQSYCLGQEIELSDEQLTTIPDTTSLKYFNNYIILTYRDKGIGVGKILGKSIKNKFFKW, encoded by the coding sequence ATGATAAGCCAAGCATTTCGTGATATGATAGCAACCTTACTTCCAACTCAGTCAGAACAAGAAGTTTTTTTTGCATCTCTACAAGAACCACTAAAAAAATCATTCAGTATAAACAGACATCATGACATAGATTTTGAACACAACAATCCAGAATTTATTCTTACACCATCTCCCTTTGGAAAAGAATTTCCTGACACGCTGTATGTTGACAGAGTGGACACCACTCTCGCCCTTGGTAAGACACGACAGCATCTAACGGGTAAATTTTACATCCAAGAAGTCGCTGCTGCCTTACCAGCAAATATCTTGAAAGGATATCTGAAAGACCTTTATACTCTCAACTCCCAACCATTAACTCTTTTAGATGTCTGTGCTGCACCAGGAGGGAAAACTGCACAGCTTGCTGATTTTCTTTTAACAAATAATATCCCAGGATTCGTACGAGGAAACGATGTAGAGACGAAGAGACTTGGCACACGAGCTACAAATATTCAAAGATGTGGTCTCTATAATACTCTCGCCACCAAACTTGATGGAAGTCAGATAGGAAACTTGTATCCAGAGTTTTTTGATGCAATGTTGGTAGATGCTCCTTGTAGTGGAGAATGAACAGGATTCAAATCAGATGCTGCTTACAAATGGCGAAAAGAAGAATCTATCAATAAGATAGTCTGACTCCAAGAACATATCGTAACCAGCGCAGTAAAGGCCTGTAAGCCAGGAGGTATTATCGTCTATTCTACTTGTACGCTCAACCCTTTTGAAAACGAGCTCCAGATCAAAAAACTCCTTGATAAATATGGTGATGCACTCGAGATATTACCCATCAATGTCGAAAACAAATCTCCTGGTATCGTCTATGATCCTGATCTTGTTACAGGTCATGAAGACAAGATGCTGCGTTGTCGACCTCATATTCACCATACCGGATGATTTTTCGTCTGTGTCATGAGAAAAACCAAATCTACTCTCAAAGCGGCGCAAGAACATATCACTAATAAAAAAATACATGCTCTTCAACAAGCTAAGAAAGATCACAAAACATCTACACAGCCTCCCTTCTCTTACAATAAGAAACTTGAACAAGAGATGGTCAAAAGAATACAGGAACACTATGGGATAGATGTTGATATAAGCAAATATGCTCTTATCCAAGGTAAACACAAAATCTATCTTGCTGACGCCAGTGTCCGTGAAGTACTCACTATGGGCGTTTGGCTCTACGAATGCGGTATTCCTATCATCAAATCGACAGGAGCGACACGATCGCTCGAGCATGAATTTTCCCTTACTTTAGGAGAGCAAGCAAAGCACTTCACTGTCGAACTCACTACTACGCAACTTCAATCATACTGTCTAGGTCAAGAGATCGAACTTTCTGATGAACAACTTACTACAATTCCTGATACCACATCACTAAAATACTTCAATAACTATATCATCCTTACCTACAGAGACAAAGGTATCGGAGTAGGTAAAATCCTAGGTAAGAGTATCAAAAATAAATTTTTTAAGTGGTAA
- the gltX gene encoding Glutamate--tRNA ligase, translating into MATHFDLADILFPEVTETIDDLNHRYPERTTTVVTRIAPSPTGFFHIGNLFTAIVNERFAHQQDGVFFWRVEDTDQARKVEGAVEAVLENMKHLGLAIDEGPIGPDFSDIGNYGPYTQSERLPIYKVFAKYLVQQGLAYPCWMTSEEMDAIREEQMKTKKVPGIYGNYSLWRNKTIEEYIAQYKQDKNCTLRFRSHGDLKARVVFEDINRGKVSMADNYNDGVLLKGGLSLPTYHLAHVVDDFLMRTTHVTRGEEWLTSVPFHLQLFNAFGITPPQYCHLPLILKLENGKKRKISKRSDPEFNIQYLYEAGYSPEGLIMFNLTLIDSGYEEWQKAHPDSHYTAYTIDLHRMNSSGALWDTDKLNHINNIYMSKISNDQLYDEVLNWAIHYNPDYARLLESNPDYAKAALSIERHTPLDPKRFNTYADTQAQVIFFFDEEYKKLLSDRPSWPEMFTSEVVSLFVSEYKDLLDLTMTKEDRFVQLKEIGKRLGFAGSNAEFKEGGYIGKIGDLAMWLRIQLAASKQTPDLYSMMQVMGKQRVFERLMS; encoded by the coding sequence ATGGCAACTCATTTTGATTTAGCAGATATTCTCTTTCCTGAAGTTACTGAAACTATCGATGATCTCAATCACCGTTATCCGGAGAGAACAACAACTGTTGTCACAAGAATTGCACCAAGTCCGACCGGTTTTTTTCATATTGGAAATCTTTTTACTGCGATCGTGAACGAAAGATTTGCTCATCAACAGGATGGTGTGTTTTTTTGGAGAGTAGAAGATACTGATCAAGCTCGTAAAGTAGAAGGTGCAGTAGAAGCAGTATTGGAGAATATGAAACATCTCTGACTTGCTATTGATGAAGGGCCTATTGGTCCAGATTTTTCAGATATTGGAAATTATGGTCCCTATACTCAATCCGAAAGATTACCAATTTATAAAGTATTTGCCAAATATCTTGTTCAACAGTGATTAGCTTATCCTTGTTGGATGACGAGCGAAGAGATGGATGCTATTCGTGAAGAACAGATGAAAACAAAAAAAGTACCAGGAATTTATGGAAACTACTCACTATGGAGAAACAAAACTATCGAAGAATATATAGCTCAATATAAGCAAGACAAGAACTGTACACTAAGATTCCGTTCTCATGGAGACTTGAAAGCAAGAGTAGTATTTGAAGATATCAATAGAGGGAAAGTGAGTATGGCTGATAATTATAATGATGGAGTTCTTTTAAAAGGATGACTCTCATTACCTACGTATCACCTTGCTCATGTCGTTGATGATTTTCTCATGAGAACAACCCATGTTACCAGGGGTGAAGAATGGTTAACATCAGTTCCGTTTCATCTTCAATTATTCAATGCTTTCTGAATTACACCTCCACAGTATTGTCATCTTCCTCTTATTTTAAAACTAGAAAATGGTAAAAAGAGAAAGATATCAAAAAGATCCGATCCAGAATTTAATATTCAATATCTTTATGAAGCTGGCTATAGTCCAGAATGATTAATTATGTTTAATCTTACCTTGATCGATTCGTGATATGAAGAGTGGCAAAAGGCACATCCTGACAGTCATTATACAGCATATACTATAGATCTCCATCGCATGAATTCGTCTGGTGCTTTATGGGATACAGATAAACTCAACCATATCAATAATATCTATATGTCTAAAATTTCTAATGATCAACTTTATGATGAAGTGCTGAATTGGGCAATACATTATAATCCTGATTATGCAAGACTCCTTGAATCAAATCCTGACTACGCTAAGGCTGCATTGAGTATTGAACGCCATACTCCTTTAGATCCGAAGAGATTTAATACGTATGCAGATACACAAGCACAGGTAATATTCTTTTTCGATGAAGAATATAAGAAGTTGTTATCTGACCGTCCATCGTGGCCTGAGATGTTTACTTCAGAAGTAGTATCGTTATTCGTGTCAGAATACAAAGATCTTTTAGATCTTACGATGACAAAAGAAGATCGATTTGTGCAACTCAAAGAAATTGGTAAAAGATTATGATTTGCTTGATCCAATGCTGAATTTAAAGAATGATGATATATCGGTAAGATTGGAGATTTGGCTATGTGGTTACGTATCCAATTGGCTGCAAGCAAACAAACTCCTGATTTGTATAGTATGATGCAAGTGATGGGGAAACAAAGAGTATTTGAAAGATTGATGTCGTAA